One candidate division WOR-3 bacterium genomic region harbors:
- a CDS encoding flavodoxin family protein, which produces MRVIVVYYSQTGNTKKIAQAIFQVIKTKKHLKEVKEIDSLEGYDLVFVGFPLHYGGPAKPAKNFLEKHAQGKKIALFVTHSTREDSKGLQKWLAKCKKVAQEAELVGFFNCQGNINVIRLNRASSFAKRVMKKFES; this is translated from the coding sequence ATGAGAGTCATAGTAGTATATTATTCTCAAACTGGGAATACGAAGAAAATTGCTCAAGCCATTTTCCAGGTGATAAAAACGAAGAAACACCTAAAAGAGGTAAAAGAAATAGACAGTCTCGAAGGCTATGATTTAGTATTCGTCGGTTTCCCGCTTCATTACGGTGGACCTGCCAAGCCTGCAAAGAATTTCCTGGAGAAACACGCTCAGGGCAAGAAAATCGCCCTATTCGTTACGCATTCGACGCGTGAAGATTCAAAAGGTCTTCAGAAGTGGTTGGCAAAATGCAAAAAGGTAGCACAGGAAGCAGAACTTGTTGGCTTTTTCAATTGTCAGGGGAATATTAATGTTATACGACTGAATCGGGCGAGTAGTTTCGCAAAAAGAGTAATGAAA